One window of the Nicotiana tabacum cultivar K326 chromosome 4, ASM71507v2, whole genome shotgun sequence genome contains the following:
- the LOC107809517 gene encoding large ribosomal subunit protein eL8z translates to MAPKKGVAVAAKKKPVAKVVNPLFEKRPKQFGIGGALPPKKDLTRFVKWPQVVRIQRKRRILKQRLKVPPALNQFSKTLDKNLATNLFKMLLKYRPEDKAAKKERLVKRAQAEAEGKTPETKKPIIVKYGLKHITYLIEQNKAQLVVIAHDVDPIELVVWLPALCRKMEIPYCIVKGKARLGSIVHKKTASALCLTTVKNEDKMEFSRILEAIKANFNDKYEENRKKWGGGVMGSKSQARTKAKERVLAKEAAQRMN, encoded by the exons ATG GCTCCAAAGAAGGGCGTAGCAGTAGCAGCAAAGAAGAAGCCAGTAGCGaaagtggtgaacccattgtTCGAGAAGCGGCCGAAGCAGTTCGGAATCGGTGGTGCATTGCCGCCGAAGAAGGATCTAACCCGGTTCGTGAAATGGCCTCAGGTGGTCAGGATTCAAAGGAAAAGGAGGATTCTTAAGCAGAGGTTGAAGGTTCCCCCTGCTCTCAATCAGTTCTCTAAAACCCTCGACAAAAATCTCG CTACAAACCTATTCAAGATGCTTCTGAAGTACAGGCCCGAGGACAAGGCTGCAAAGAAGGAGCGCCTTGTTAAAAGAGCTCAAGCCGAGGCAGAAGGCAAAACTCCTGAAACCAAGAAACCTATTATTGTAAAGTATGGTCTTAAGCACATCACCTACCTTATCGAGCAG AATAAAGCTCAGTTGGTGGTGATTGCACATGATGTTGACCCAATAGAATTGGTTGTCTGGCTCCCAGCATTGTGCAGAAAGATGGAAATTCCATATTGTATTGTGAAGGGAAAAGCACGTTTAGGATCG ATTGTGCATAAGAAAACTGCTTCAGCATTATGCTTGACAACTGTGAAGAATGAGGATAAAATGGAATTCAGTAGAATTTTGGAAGCAATTAAG GCCAACTTCAATGATAAGTACGAGGAGAACAGAAAGAAATGGGGTGGTGGTGTTATGGGTTCCAAATCACAAGCCAGAACCAAGGCAAAAGAGAGAGTTCTTGCCAAGGAAGCTGCTCAGAGAATGAACTAG